A stretch of the Vagococcus xieshaowenii genome encodes the following:
- the purQ gene encoding phosphoribosylformylglycinamidine synthase subunit PurQ → MKFAVVVFPGSNCDKDLLWAVKDLMGAEASFVSHTTTDLSAFDGVLLPGGFSYGDYLRCGAIARFSNVMKEVTRFAEEGKPVFGTCNGFQILTEAGLLPGTLLRNESLNFICKKVALKVVNANTNFTSEYSQDEIIHLPIAHGEGNYYCDEETLAQLKANQQIVFEYKENINGSVANIAGITNEKGNVLGMMPHPERAMESLLGSEDGRLFFASMIKNFGKVTN, encoded by the coding sequence ATGAAATTTGCGGTTGTTGTTTTTCCAGGATCGAATTGTGACAAAGATTTATTGTGGGCGGTTAAAGACTTGATGGGTGCGGAAGCATCTTTTGTTTCACATACGACAACTGATTTAAGTGCGTTTGATGGGGTGTTACTTCCGGGTGGCTTTTCATATGGGGATTACTTAAGATGTGGTGCGATTGCACGCTTTTCAAATGTGATGAAAGAAGTCACGCGTTTTGCTGAAGAAGGTAAGCCGGTTTTTGGGACATGCAATGGGTTTCAAATTTTAACAGAAGCAGGTTTATTACCGGGGACCTTATTACGTAATGAATCGTTGAATTTTATCTGTAAAAAAGTTGCGTTAAAAGTAGTGAATGCCAATACGAACTTCACATCGGAATACTCGCAAGATGAAATCATTCATTTGCCAATTGCTCATGGTGAAGGTAACTACTATTGCGATGAAGAAACCTTAGCACAATTAAAAGCCAATCAACAAATTGTGTTTGAGTATAAAGAAAATATTAACGGTAGTGTGGCAAACATTGCAGGCATTACAAATGAAAAAGGGAATGTTTTAGGCATGATGCCTCATCCAGAGCGCGCGATGGAAAGCTTGCTTGGCTCTGAAGATGGCCGTTTATTCTTTGCTTCAATGATTAAGAACTTTGGAAAGGTGACGAACTAA
- the purK gene encoding 5-(carboxyamino)imidazole ribonucleotide synthase, translated as MNSQTVLPGSTIGIIGGGQLGQMLAMSAKEMGYRVNVLDPNKYCPAASVANHFIQCAYDDVSGLTELAKKSNLLTYEFENVSASALKDIPISYSLPQGTDLLEITQDRVKEKQFLAQLKLPIASFSVIDTLEDLLDAIEVIGYPCVLKTTRGGYDGKGQVVIKSFADVEMAKGLLIQKCVLEEWLTFDKELSVIVAGNPQGEYVTFPCAENLHHQNILHQTIVPARVCQSVSSQASNLALEVAKKLHLTGVLAIEMFVVGQKVYINELAPRPHNSGHYSIEACDVSQFDLHIKGICGLPLASPNLLSSVVMVNVLGQHLEDSLELMLHHPTWHFHYYGKEQPQFGRKMGHITILSEDITYVLTALKKTTIWN; from the coding sequence ATGAATAGTCAAACAGTACTACCTGGTTCAACTATTGGTATTATCGGTGGTGGACAACTTGGGCAAATGTTAGCAATGAGTGCCAAAGAAATGGGCTATCGTGTAAATGTGTTAGATCCTAATAAGTATTGCCCCGCAGCTAGCGTGGCTAATCATTTTATCCAGTGTGCGTATGATGATGTGAGTGGCTTAACAGAACTTGCTAAGAAATCAAATCTCCTAACTTATGAGTTTGAGAATGTTTCAGCAAGCGCATTAAAAGATATTCCCATATCTTATTCTTTACCTCAAGGCACAGATTTACTAGAAATCACGCAAGATAGGGTGAAAGAAAAACAATTTTTGGCGCAATTAAAATTACCAATTGCTAGTTTCAGTGTGATTGATACGTTGGAAGATTTGCTAGATGCAATTGAAGTGATTGGTTATCCCTGTGTATTGAAAACAACAAGAGGTGGCTATGACGGAAAAGGACAAGTGGTGATTAAGTCGTTTGCTGATGTTGAAATGGCAAAAGGGCTCTTAATTCAAAAATGTGTGTTAGAGGAATGGTTAACGTTTGATAAAGAACTCTCCGTTATTGTAGCTGGGAATCCTCAAGGGGAATATGTCACATTTCCTTGCGCAGAGAATCTTCACCATCAAAATATTTTACATCAAACCATTGTCCCAGCAAGAGTGTGTCAATCTGTGAGCTCACAAGCGTCTAATTTAGCATTGGAAGTGGCAAAAAAATTACATTTAACGGGTGTATTAGCGATTGAAATGTTTGTTGTTGGTCAAAAAGTCTATATCAACGAATTAGCACCAAGACCTCATAATTCAGGGCACTATTCAATTGAAGCCTGTGATGTTAGCCAATTTGATTTACATATTAAAGGCATCTGTGGCTTACCACTTGCTTCACCTAATTTATTAAGCTCGGTCGTGATGGTGAATGTCCTAGGCCAACATCTTGAAGATTCACTTGAACTAATGCTTCACCATCCTACGTGGCATTTTCATTATTACGGTAAAGAGCAACCTCAATTTGGTCGTAAAATGGGGCATATTACGATACTTAGTGAGGATATTACTTACGTACTCACGGCATTAAAAAAAACTACTATTTGGAATTAA
- the purC gene encoding phosphoribosylaminoimidazolesuccinocarboxamide synthase — protein MKRNGLIYAGKAKKLFLTDDEQVLWVEYLDQATALNGLKKDKVIGKGQLNNKITSRIFDYLTEQGIDHHFIQQKSPTEQIIQRLQIIPLEVVVRNVVAGSFAKRFGLEEGQELEQPIVEFYFKNDALDDPFINDEHVLFLEIASKEEIAELKQLALEINHVLRQLFDQLSILLVDFKLEFGRNSQGKITLGDEISPDTCRLWDKETSRHLDKDVYRRNIGEIVSVYEEVLDRLEQLKGGK, from the coding sequence ATGAAACGAAACGGCTTAATTTATGCTGGTAAAGCGAAAAAATTATTTTTAACTGATGATGAGCAAGTATTATGGGTAGAATACCTTGATCAAGCGACGGCGTTAAATGGCTTAAAAAAAGACAAGGTGATTGGTAAAGGACAATTAAACAATAAAATCACTAGTCGTATTTTTGACTATTTAACAGAACAGGGTATTGATCACCATTTTATTCAACAAAAATCACCAACAGAACAAATCATTCAACGTTTACAAATTATTCCGTTAGAAGTGGTTGTTCGAAATGTAGTAGCAGGAAGTTTTGCAAAACGTTTTGGTTTAGAGGAAGGGCAAGAGTTAGAGCAACCAATTGTTGAGTTCTATTTTAAAAATGATGCTTTGGATGATCCGTTCATTAATGATGAACATGTCTTGTTTTTAGAAATTGCAAGCAAAGAAGAAATAGCTGAGTTAAAACAGTTAGCGCTTGAAATTAATCATGTTTTACGACAATTATTTGATCAATTATCGATTCTGTTAGTCGATTTTAAATTAGAGTTTGGTCGTAATAGCCAAGGAAAAATTACCTTAGGAGATGAAATCTCTCCTGATACGTGTCGTTTATGGGATAAAGAAACCAGTCGTCATTTAGATAAAGATGTGTATCGTCGCAATATTGGCGAGATTGTGTCGGTTTATGAGGAAGTATTAGATCGTTTAGAACAATTAAAAGGGGGAAAATAA
- the purB gene encoding adenylosuccinate lyase, giving the protein MIPRYTRPEMSALWSETNRYQTWLEVEILATEAWAELGVIPKEDVRKIREDATFDSSRILEIEKETRHDVVAFTRCVSESLGEERKWVHYGLTSTDVVDTAYGYQLKQVNELLRQGLEDFIEIVGKKALEHKETVMMGRTHGVHAEPTTFGLKLATWYAEMTRNLTRFNLAAEGVEAGKMSGAVGTFANIPPFVEGYVCDKLGIRAQDISTQVLPRDLHAEYMSCLALIATSIERFATEIRGLQKSEQREVEEYFAKGQKGSSAMPHKRNPIGSENMCGLARVIRGHMVTAYENVILWHERDISHSSAERIILPDSTILLDYMLARFGKIVKELTVFPENMKRNMHATHQLIYSQQVMLQLVTKGMTREQAYDLVQPLTSKAWDEQVDFRQLIEGNETISTVLTADDIASAFDYHHHLKQVDVIFERVGLID; this is encoded by the coding sequence ATGATCCCTCGTTATACAAGACCGGAGATGTCTGCATTATGGTCAGAAACGAATCGTTATCAAACATGGCTGGAAGTCGAAATATTAGCAACTGAAGCATGGGCGGAATTAGGTGTGATTCCTAAAGAAGACGTTCGAAAAATTCGTGAAGACGCAACATTTGATAGTTCACGCATTCTAGAAATCGAAAAAGAAACGCGTCATGATGTGGTTGCATTTACTCGTTGTGTGTCTGAATCTTTAGGAGAAGAACGTAAATGGGTACATTATGGTTTAACGAGTACAGATGTCGTGGACACGGCGTATGGTTATCAACTCAAACAGGTAAATGAATTATTAAGACAAGGGTTAGAAGATTTTATTGAAATAGTCGGGAAAAAAGCCTTGGAACATAAAGAGACAGTCATGATGGGACGTACACATGGCGTCCATGCTGAACCAACAACATTTGGCTTGAAACTTGCTACTTGGTACGCTGAAATGACGCGTAACTTGACACGTTTTAATCTAGCAGCTGAAGGTGTTGAAGCGGGTAAAATGTCAGGTGCTGTCGGAACGTTTGCGAATATCCCTCCTTTTGTAGAGGGGTATGTGTGTGACAAATTAGGCATTAGGGCGCAAGATATTTCAACGCAAGTACTGCCAAGGGACCTACATGCTGAATACATGAGTTGTTTAGCATTAATTGCGACAAGCATTGAACGATTTGCTACAGAAATAAGAGGTTTACAAAAGTCAGAGCAACGAGAAGTCGAGGAGTATTTTGCCAAAGGTCAAAAGGGCTCATCTGCTATGCCTCATAAACGTAACCCGATTGGTTCTGAAAATATGTGTGGGTTAGCACGTGTTATCCGAGGGCATATGGTAACAGCTTATGAAAATGTTATTTTATGGCATGAACGTGATATTTCACATTCTTCAGCGGAGCGAATTATTTTGCCAGATAGCACGATTTTACTTGATTACATGCTAGCGCGTTTTGGCAAAATTGTGAAGGAATTGACCGTTTTCCCTGAGAATATGAAGCGTAATATGCATGCGACGCATCAGTTGATTTATAGTCAACAAGTGATGTTACAGCTCGTGACTAAAGGGATGACACGTGAGCAAGCCTATGATTTAGTACAACCACTGACCTCAAAAGCTTGGGATGAGCAAGTTGATTTTAGACAGTTGATCGAAGGAAATGAAACCATTTCGACCGTTTTAACGGCGGATGATATTGCCAGTGCCTTTGATTATCACCACCATTTGAAACAAGTAGACGTTATTTTTGAACGTGTAGGATTGATAGATTAA
- the purS gene encoding phosphoribosylformylglycinamidine synthase subunit PurS yields the protein MYFVKVFVTYKPSVLDPQGEAVKGAIHQLGYESIQDVRIGKYFELKVQSSQEPVETVVEALCDQLLANVNMETYRYEIIEMEEEA from the coding sequence ATGTATTTTGTCAAAGTATTTGTCACATATAAACCATCAGTTTTAGATCCGCAAGGGGAAGCAGTAAAAGGTGCGATTCATCAGTTGGGGTATGAAAGTATTCAAGATGTTCGTATCGGAAAATATTTTGAATTGAAAGTTCAGTCATCACAAGAACCTGTGGAGACAGTCGTTGAGGCATTATGTGATCAATTATTAGCTAACGTGAATATGGAAACCTACCGTTATGAAATAATTGAGATGGAGGAAGAAGCTTAA